A portion of the Bacillus sp. es.034 genome contains these proteins:
- the aceA gene encoding isocitrate lyase, with protein MVKANNERVTALQENWEMDQRWKGINRPYSAEDVIRLRGSIDIEHTIARRGSEKLWNLLHEEDYINALGALTGNQAVQQVRAGLKAIYLSGWQVAADANLSGHMYPDQSLYPANSVPSVVKRINQALQRADQVHYVEGDESIDWFVPIVADAEAGFGGQLNVFELMKGMIEAGASAVHFEDQLSSEKKCGHLGGKVLLPTQTSVKNLISARLAADVMGVPTLIVARTDANAADLITSDVDPYDAQFITGDRTPEGFFRTNAGLDQAIARGLAYAPYADLVWCETSEPSLEEARRFAEAIHAEHPGKLLAYNCSPSFNWKKKLDDETIAKFQVELGKMGYKFQFVTLAGFHALNHSMFELARGYKDRGMAAYSQLQEAEFASEKHGYSATRHQREVGTGYFDEVSMVISGGTSSTTALKGSTEAAQF; from the coding sequence ATGGTAAAAGCAAACAATGAACGTGTAACGGCACTTCAGGAAAACTGGGAAATGGATCAACGATGGAAAGGGATCAACCGTCCTTACTCGGCGGAAGATGTTATTCGACTAAGAGGATCGATTGATATCGAACACACAATTGCCCGCAGGGGTTCCGAGAAACTATGGAATTTGCTACATGAGGAGGATTATATCAATGCACTGGGTGCCCTGACAGGAAACCAGGCGGTCCAACAGGTAAGAGCCGGACTGAAAGCCATTTATCTAAGCGGATGGCAGGTTGCAGCGGATGCCAACTTATCTGGACATATGTATCCCGATCAAAGTCTGTACCCGGCAAACTCAGTCCCATCCGTCGTAAAGAGGATCAACCAGGCCCTCCAGCGCGCAGATCAGGTTCATTATGTAGAAGGGGATGAATCGATTGATTGGTTCGTACCGATCGTTGCTGATGCAGAAGCGGGATTCGGCGGACAGCTGAATGTGTTTGAATTAATGAAAGGAATGATTGAAGCAGGGGCGTCAGCGGTCCATTTTGAAGACCAGCTTTCCTCAGAGAAAAAGTGCGGTCATCTTGGAGGTAAGGTGCTTCTTCCGACTCAAACTTCTGTAAAGAATCTTATTTCCGCCCGTCTTGCAGCGGACGTAATGGGTGTGCCGACCTTGATCGTTGCCCGTACGGATGCCAATGCCGCTGACTTGATCACGAGCGATGTCGATCCGTATGATGCCCAGTTCATCACGGGCGATCGAACGCCTGAAGGCTTCTTCCGCACAAACGCCGGCCTCGATCAAGCGATTGCGAGAGGCCTTGCGTATGCTCCTTATGCAGATCTTGTATGGTGTGAAACGTCAGAGCCGAGTCTTGAAGAGGCTCGCCGGTTTGCAGAGGCGATTCATGCTGAACATCCAGGGAAATTACTGGCCTATAACTGTTCCCCGTCCTTTAACTGGAAAAAGAAATTGGACGATGAAACGATCGCTAAGTTCCAGGTGGAGCTCGGTAAGATGGGCTATAAATTCCAGTTCGTCACACTTGCGGGCTTCCACGCACTGAACCACAGTATGTTCGAGCTTGCGAGGGGCTACAAAGATCGCGGTATGGCTGCCTATTCACAGCTTCAGGAAGCAGAGTTTGCCAGCGAAAAGCATGGATATTCCGCTACAAGACATCAGCGTGAAGTCGGAACCGGATATTTTGACGAAGTCTCCATGGTGATTTCAGGTGGAACATCCTCCACAACGGCCCTAAAAGGGTCTACGGAGGCCGCACAATTCTAA
- the aceB gene encoding malate synthase A, translating into MSTQMVGIKVTGELKPGFDEMLSSEALQFLEQLERRFGEKRRELLHNREKKQERINGGELPHFLTATESIRQSEWKVAPIPKALQDRRVEITGPVDRKMVINALNSGAKCFMACFEDATSPTWTNLIEGQINLRDAVHHTIDFETNGKRYELNEEHAVLIVRPRGLHLEEKHIELDGKSLSGSLVDFGLFIFHNATHLTSLNKGPYFYLPKLESHEEARFWNEVFVFAQDYVGIPQGTIKATVLIETITAAFEMDEILYELKEHSAGLNCGRWDYIFSYIKKLREQEDVILPDRSSVTMTAPFMRAYSLLTIKTCHRRGAPAIGGMAAQIPVKNDPVKNEEAFNKVKTDKEREAKDGHDGTWVAHPGLVPVAMDVFNQEMKKENQIDEKTLLDLEVSEQELLEVPQGAITEEGVRLNINVGIQYISSWLSGQGAAPIHHLMEDVATAEISRAQLWQWIRHPKGILEDGRNITMELYEQLKQEELTKLKSLLGEERYKERRFSEAVDLFDQLIQNDQFTDFLTIPGYRIL; encoded by the coding sequence ATGTCTACTCAAATGGTTGGTATCAAGGTAACCGGAGAACTTAAACCGGGCTTTGATGAAATGTTATCCTCTGAAGCACTGCAGTTTTTAGAACAGCTGGAGCGCAGGTTCGGGGAGAAACGCAGGGAACTGTTACACAACAGAGAAAAGAAGCAGGAGCGGATCAATGGAGGAGAGCTTCCTCACTTTTTGACGGCAACCGAATCGATCCGTCAAAGTGAGTGGAAGGTTGCTCCGATTCCGAAAGCACTGCAGGATCGAAGGGTGGAGATCACAGGCCCGGTTGATCGAAAGATGGTCATCAATGCTCTGAATTCCGGAGCGAAATGTTTCATGGCATGTTTTGAAGATGCCACATCACCTACATGGACGAACCTCATAGAAGGACAAATCAACCTCCGAGATGCTGTACACCACACGATAGACTTCGAGACAAACGGGAAGCGTTATGAATTGAACGAAGAGCACGCGGTTCTGATCGTAAGACCAAGAGGACTTCACCTGGAAGAGAAACACATCGAACTGGATGGAAAGTCTCTATCAGGAAGCCTTGTCGACTTTGGCTTATTCATTTTCCATAATGCGACTCACTTAACTTCACTGAATAAAGGCCCTTATTTTTACTTACCTAAATTAGAAAGCCATGAAGAAGCACGATTCTGGAATGAAGTATTTGTGTTTGCCCAGGATTATGTGGGGATTCCCCAAGGGACGATCAAAGCGACGGTCCTGATCGAAACGATCACAGCGGCATTTGAAATGGATGAAATCCTTTATGAGTTAAAAGAACACTCAGCCGGGCTGAATTGTGGAAGATGGGATTATATCTTCAGCTATATCAAAAAGCTTCGCGAACAGGAAGATGTGATTCTTCCGGATCGTTCATCGGTCACGATGACGGCGCCATTCATGAGAGCCTATTCCCTGCTTACAATTAAGACCTGTCATAGAAGGGGAGCACCTGCAATAGGAGGTATGGCGGCGCAGATCCCTGTCAAGAACGATCCAGTCAAGAACGAAGAAGCGTTCAATAAAGTGAAAACAGATAAAGAACGGGAAGCAAAGGATGGTCATGATGGCACGTGGGTAGCCCATCCTGGTCTGGTACCGGTTGCCATGGACGTATTCAATCAGGAAATGAAAAAGGAAAATCAGATTGACGAGAAAACATTGCTGGACCTGGAAGTATCAGAACAGGAGCTTCTCGAAGTTCCTCAAGGAGCGATAACCGAAGAGGGTGTCCGGCTGAACATTAACGTAGGCATTCAATACATTTCATCCTGGCTGAGCGGCCAGGGAGCCGCACCGATCCATCATCTGATGGAAGATGTGGCCACGGCAGAAATCTCGCGTGCCCAGCTGTGGCAATGGATCCGTCATCCGAAAGGGATCCTCGAGGATGGCCGGAATATCACCATGGAACTCTACGAACAACTGAAGCAGGAAGAACTGACAAAACTCAAAAGCCTACTGGGAGAAGAACGATACAAGGAACGCCGATTCTCTGAAGCCGTCGACCTGTTCGATCAGCTCATCCAGAACGACCAGTTCACAGACTTCCTCACCATTCCCGGCTACCGGATCCTTTAA
- a CDS encoding CamS family sex pheromone protein — MKKGISVALSALVLLGGCAPTFEKQDQVVQENQDSEAKKAIIPSFQISKEYYKTMLPYETSNTRGVVVNDLGSRYDINEIETGLLRVAQNRFSTDEYFFKEGQFLTKKTVDSWLQRKYTSEQLKEKGLKESDNVGLNPVQAKGENAPIYLAHVVEHNYLMKKEDNKVRLGGVSIALSLNSVQYETNMSNGTRTVKNISNEVLKEQGAKIAGEVLNRLRQKKELQNVPIMISLYKQAPKDQVVPGHFFAYTTVEPDQNGIQDWKGINEDYYLFPSPEAQENHPNDYKVFNELKTDIEKYFPVYTGLTGQALYQDQKLSKMEFEVALSFQGKAETIGFAQHLTNMIGKQTPDSWDVELLVSSSYGPEALIVKKPGSKETYLHIYE, encoded by the coding sequence ATGAAAAAAGGGATTTCGGTCGCTCTCTCCGCATTAGTGTTACTGGGAGGCTGTGCGCCGACATTTGAGAAACAGGATCAGGTCGTTCAGGAAAATCAGGATAGCGAAGCCAAGAAGGCCATCATACCAAGCTTCCAAATTTCGAAAGAATACTACAAGACGATGCTTCCGTACGAAACGAGTAATACCCGGGGCGTCGTCGTGAATGATCTTGGTTCCAGATATGATATCAATGAAATCGAGACGGGCTTATTAAGGGTTGCTCAGAATCGGTTTTCGACGGATGAATATTTCTTTAAAGAGGGTCAGTTCCTGACCAAGAAAACGGTTGATAGCTGGCTGCAAAGGAAGTACACAAGTGAACAGCTGAAGGAAAAGGGTCTGAAGGAGTCTGATAATGTGGGGCTTAACCCCGTGCAGGCGAAAGGGGAGAATGCCCCCATCTATTTGGCCCATGTCGTCGAACATAATTACTTAATGAAAAAAGAAGATAATAAGGTACGTCTTGGTGGAGTGTCCATCGCCCTGTCACTGAATTCTGTTCAATATGAGACCAATATGTCAAATGGGACAAGAACAGTGAAGAATATTTCCAATGAAGTATTGAAAGAGCAGGGAGCGAAAATCGCGGGTGAAGTACTCAATCGCCTTCGTCAGAAAAAAGAACTCCAAAACGTTCCGATTATGATCTCCCTTTATAAGCAGGCTCCGAAAGATCAGGTCGTCCCTGGTCACTTCTTTGCCTACACAACCGTGGAACCGGACCAAAACGGCATTCAGGACTGGAAGGGGATCAATGAAGATTATTATTTATTCCCTTCTCCGGAAGCCCAGGAGAACCATCCGAACGATTACAAAGTCTTTAACGAACTGAAAACAGACATCGAAAAGTATTTTCCTGTATACACAGGACTGACAGGACAAGCGCTCTATCAAGATCAGAAGCTGTCCAAAATGGAATTCGAGGTGGCCCTGTCCTTCCAGGGGAAAGCTGAAACCATCGGATTCGCCCAGCATCTGACCAATATGATCGGCAAACAGACCCCGGACAGCTGGGACGTAGAACTCCTCGTCTCCTCTTCCTATGGCCCGGAAGCGCTGATCGTCAAGAAACCGGGCAGTAAAGAAACCTATTTACACATTTACGAATAA
- the ligA gene encoding NAD-dependent DNA ligase LigA, translated as MDRQSAEKRINELHERLNQYNYEYHVLDKPSVPDSEYDQLLRELIELEDQFPELKSADSPSQRVGGTILDSFEKVEHRTPMLSLGNAFNEEDLRDFDRRVRQAVGEDFSYVCELKIDGLAVSLRYEDGAFVQGATRGDGSIGEDITSNLKTIRSIPLKISEKMSFEVRGEAFMPKGSFEALNKIKEEKGEEPFANPRNAAAGSLRQLDPKIAASRNLDIFLYALADIGDTGIDSHSEGLDTLDKLGFKTNPERKRCATIEEVLEFVGKWTDERPNLSYDIDGIVIKVDSLDQQQELGTTAKSPRWAIAFKFPAEEVVTVLKEIELSVGRTGVVTPTAILEPVRVAGTTVQRASLHNEDLIREKDIKIGDHVVIKKAGDIIPEVVNVLEDQRTGDEQEFLMPTHCPECESELVRLEGEVALRCINPKCPAQIREGLIHFVSRNAMNIDGLGEKVISQLFREKLIEDVADLYRLERDQLLQLERMGEKSVDNLLEAIQTSKGNSLEKLLFGLGIRHVGAKAAKTLAQEFDSMDRLMDLGKEELTNVNEIGDKMADAIVAYFENDEVKELIQELKDAGVNLEYKGPKPVSVSDVDSYFAGKTVVLTGKIERLSRNEAKEKIEMLGGKVTGSVSKKTDLVIAGEEAGSKLTKANDLNIEVWDEDKLMEELNR; from the coding sequence ATGGATCGACAATCAGCCGAAAAGCGTATCAATGAACTTCACGAACGATTGAATCAATATAATTACGAATATCATGTGCTGGACAAACCATCTGTCCCGGATTCAGAGTATGATCAACTCCTCAGGGAACTCATTGAACTCGAGGACCAATTTCCTGAATTGAAATCAGCCGATTCCCCGTCACAGCGTGTTGGTGGAACGATTCTAGACTCTTTCGAAAAAGTCGAACATAGAACACCGATGCTGAGCCTTGGAAATGCCTTTAATGAAGAAGATCTTCGTGACTTTGACCGCCGTGTCCGCCAAGCGGTCGGGGAGGACTTCTCCTACGTATGCGAGCTGAAGATCGATGGTTTGGCCGTTTCTCTCAGATATGAAGACGGGGCGTTCGTCCAAGGGGCTACGCGTGGGGATGGGTCCATAGGTGAGGACATCACATCGAATCTGAAGACCATCCGTTCCATCCCGTTAAAGATTTCAGAAAAAATGTCCTTCGAAGTCCGTGGAGAGGCATTCATGCCGAAAGGATCTTTCGAAGCACTGAATAAGATCAAAGAAGAAAAAGGGGAAGAACCCTTTGCCAATCCGCGTAACGCAGCGGCGGGTTCACTCCGCCAGCTGGATCCGAAAATTGCGGCATCCCGGAATCTCGACATTTTCCTATATGCCCTGGCTGATATCGGGGATACAGGAATCGACTCACATAGCGAGGGATTGGATACGCTTGATAAACTTGGATTTAAAACAAACCCGGAACGCAAACGGTGTGCGACCATTGAAGAAGTCCTTGAATTTGTCGGGAAGTGGACAGATGAACGTCCGAATCTATCCTATGACATTGACGGGATCGTCATTAAGGTCGACTCTCTTGATCAGCAGCAGGAACTTGGAACCACAGCGAAAAGCCCGAGGTGGGCCATTGCGTTCAAGTTTCCTGCCGAAGAAGTCGTTACGGTTCTAAAGGAAATTGAACTAAGTGTAGGGCGTACAGGTGTCGTCACACCGACGGCAATCCTTGAGCCGGTCCGTGTAGCTGGAACGACCGTCCAGCGTGCCTCGCTTCATAATGAAGATCTGATTAGAGAGAAAGATATCAAAATTGGTGACCACGTCGTCATTAAAAAAGCGGGGGACATCATCCCTGAAGTGGTGAACGTACTGGAAGACCAGAGAACCGGTGACGAACAGGAATTCCTGATGCCGACTCATTGTCCGGAATGTGAAAGTGAACTTGTGAGACTTGAAGGGGAAGTGGCCCTCCGCTGCATTAATCCGAAATGTCCCGCGCAAATCCGTGAAGGGCTCATTCACTTTGTATCCCGCAACGCCATGAACATCGATGGACTGGGTGAAAAAGTGATCAGTCAGCTGTTCAGGGAAAAATTGATTGAGGACGTAGCCGATTTATACAGATTGGAGCGCGATCAGCTTCTTCAGCTGGAACGGATGGGCGAGAAATCCGTTGATAATTTATTGGAAGCCATTCAAACGTCGAAGGGGAACTCGTTGGAGAAATTGTTATTCGGTCTTGGTATCCGCCACGTGGGAGCCAAAGCCGCGAAGACGTTGGCGCAGGAATTCGACTCAATGGACAGGCTGATGGACCTCGGGAAAGAAGAGCTGACGAATGTGAATGAGATCGGGGATAAAATGGCCGATGCCATTGTCGCTTATTTTGAAAACGATGAAGTGAAAGAACTCATTCAGGAGCTGAAGGATGCCGGAGTGAACCTTGAATACAAAGGACCGAAGCCTGTATCAGTCAGTGACGTCGACTCATACTTTGCAGGCAAGACCGTAGTCCTTACAGGGAAAATCGAACGATTGAGCCGGAATGAAGCAAAAGAAAAGATTGAAATGCTCGGCGGGAAAGTAACCGGCAGTGTCAGTAAGAAAACCGATCTTGTCATTGCAGGGGAAGAAGCGGGATCGAAGCTTACGAAAGCAAATGACTTAAATATAGAAGTCTGGGATGAGGATAAGCTGATGGAAGAACTTAACCGATAA
- the pcrA gene encoding DNA helicase PcrA produces MQFLTDRLLNGMNPEQAEAVKATEGPLLIMAGAGSGKTRVLTHRIAYLMVEKGVNPYNILAITFTNKAAREMRDRIENILGGASENIWISTFHSMCVRILRRDIDRIGMNRNFTILDSTDQQSVIKAILKEKNIDPKKFDPRSLLGSISSAKNELTTPEELSKQIGGYYDQVVSDVYTEYQKRLRKNQALDFDDLIMTTIQLFQRVPEVLEYYQRKFQYIHVDEYQDTNRAQYMLVKLLASRFQNLCVVGDSDQSIYRWRGADIANILSFEKDYPRATVIFLEQNYRSTKRILQAANEVIQKNSNRKPKNLWTENHDGEKISYFRADTEQTEAQFVTGKIKELIETGKKKYSDFAILYRTNAQSRVMEEVLLKSNIEYSIVGGIKFYDRKEIKDILAYLRLISNPDDDISLQRVINVPKRGVGATSIDKIARYAQDHDISMFRALAEADFIGLSPKITKAVIEFMEMVKGYTSMQEYLSVTELVEEILEKSGYTDMLKAEKSIESQSRLENLDEFLSVTKSFEQSNDDKSLVAFLTDLALVADIDKLDEDDQPKDSVILMTLHAAKGLEFPVVFLMGMEEGVFPHSRSLMEEDEMEEERRLAYVGITRAEEQLFLTNAQMRTLFGQTKMNPVSRFINEIPADLLDDVMAEKKTAFTPFGKSTAKSPSRPAPRKPVARPVQTTTGGESVAWQVGDKAQHKKWGTGTVVSVKGSGDSVELDIAFPSPMGIKRLLAKFAPIEKA; encoded by the coding sequence ATGCAATTTTTGACTGATCGATTGTTGAATGGAATGAATCCCGAGCAGGCAGAAGCTGTGAAGGCGACGGAAGGTCCGTTACTGATCATGGCAGGGGCAGGCTCCGGGAAGACAAGGGTACTCACGCATCGGATTGCGTATCTGATGGTGGAAAAAGGCGTCAATCCTTACAATATTTTAGCGATTACCTTTACCAATAAAGCGGCGAGGGAGATGAGGGATCGTATTGAAAACATCCTGGGCGGGGCATCTGAGAACATCTGGATCTCAACCTTTCACAGTATGTGTGTGCGAATCCTGCGTCGTGATATTGACCGCATCGGGATGAACCGTAATTTCACGATTCTTGACTCTACCGATCAGCAGTCGGTGATCAAAGCGATTTTAAAAGAAAAAAATATCGACCCGAAGAAATTTGATCCCCGTTCGCTTCTCGGATCCATCAGCTCTGCAAAAAATGAACTGACCACTCCTGAAGAGTTATCGAAGCAAATAGGCGGGTATTATGATCAGGTGGTCTCTGATGTGTATACAGAGTATCAGAAGCGTTTACGCAAGAATCAGGCTCTTGATTTTGATGATCTGATCATGACGACGATCCAATTATTCCAGCGTGTACCGGAAGTATTGGAATATTATCAGCGGAAATTCCAATACATCCACGTAGATGAGTATCAGGATACGAACAGGGCGCAGTATATGCTTGTAAAACTGCTCGCTTCCCGTTTTCAAAACTTATGTGTCGTCGGGGATTCAGATCAGTCGATCTATCGCTGGCGCGGCGCGGACATTGCCAATATCCTTTCTTTCGAAAAGGATTATCCGAGGGCGACCGTCATTTTCTTGGAACAGAACTATCGTTCAACGAAACGGATCCTACAGGCGGCGAATGAAGTCATCCAGAAGAATTCAAACCGTAAACCGAAGAATCTCTGGACAGAAAATCATGACGGTGAAAAGATCTCCTACTTCAGGGCGGATACCGAGCAGACCGAAGCTCAATTCGTCACAGGGAAAATCAAGGAATTGATTGAAACTGGGAAGAAGAAGTATTCTGATTTTGCCATCCTTTACCGTACGAACGCACAGTCCCGTGTCATGGAGGAAGTACTTTTAAAATCAAATATCGAATACTCCATCGTCGGCGGCATCAAGTTCTACGATCGTAAGGAGATCAAGGATATCTTAGCGTACCTCAGGCTCATTTCGAATCCGGATGATGATATCAGCCTTCAGCGTGTCATTAACGTTCCGAAAAGGGGAGTAGGGGCAACGTCGATCGATAAGATTGCCCGTTATGCACAGGATCATGATATATCCATGTTCAGGGCTCTCGCAGAAGCCGACTTCATCGGACTCAGCCCGAAGATAACCAAAGCCGTGATTGAATTCATGGAAATGGTGAAAGGCTACACAAGTATGCAGGAGTATCTGTCTGTAACCGAACTCGTAGAAGAGATTCTTGAAAAATCAGGCTACACCGATATGCTGAAAGCAGAAAAGTCCATTGAGTCTCAATCAAGGCTCGAGAACTTGGACGAGTTCCTGTCTGTAACGAAAAGCTTTGAACAATCCAATGATGATAAGAGTCTTGTGGCATTTTTAACGGACCTTGCATTAGTCGCCGACATCGATAAGCTTGATGAGGACGATCAGCCGAAAGATTCCGTGATCCTGATGACCCTGCACGCAGCCAAAGGTCTTGAATTTCCTGTCGTATTCCTAATGGGGATGGAAGAAGGGGTCTTCCCTCACAGCCGTTCCCTTATGGAAGAGGATGAAATGGAAGAAGAACGCCGTCTGGCATACGTGGGGATCACCCGTGCCGAGGAACAGCTGTTCCTGACCAATGCCCAGATGAGGACGCTCTTCGGACAGACGAAGATGAACCCGGTTTCCCGTTTCATCAATGAAATTCCTGCAGACTTGTTGGATGATGTGATGGCAGAGAAGAAAACTGCCTTCACTCCTTTCGGTAAATCAACGGCGAAGTCACCTTCCCGCCCCGCTCCCAGAAAGCCCGTTGCTCGCCCGGTCCAAACCACGACGGGTGGAGAATCCGTCGCGTGGCAGGTTGGCGATAAGGCTCAGCATAAGAAGTGGGGGACAGGAACGGTTGTCAGTGTGAAGGGATCAGGAGACAGTGTCGAGCTCGATATTGCTTTCCCGAGTCCGATGGGAATCAAGCGTCTCCTGGCCAAATTTGCTCCAATTGAAAAAGCATAA
- a CDS encoding heptaprenylglyceryl phosphate synthase encodes MYDVQKWSHVFKLDPNKTIDDEDLEAVCESGTDAIIVGGTDGVTLEKVLDLMARVRRYTVPCILEVSNLESITPGFDLYFIPMVMNSQNLNWVTGLHHQAVKEYGEIMNWDEILVEGYCILNRDCKAAKVTEANTDISSEDAAAYAMMAERMFNLPIFYLEYSGTYGDVETVKEVRDSLENTTLFYGGGIKTREQAKEMAAVSDVVVVGNAVYDNLKEALKTVKAVKG; translated from the coding sequence ATGTATGATGTCCAAAAGTGGAGCCATGTGTTTAAACTAGATCCGAATAAAACAATAGATGATGAAGATTTAGAAGCGGTATGTGAATCAGGAACAGACGCGATCATCGTAGGGGGAACGGACGGTGTAACCCTTGAAAAGGTTCTTGATTTGATGGCACGAGTGAGACGGTATACGGTTCCTTGTATTCTGGAGGTATCAAATTTGGAGTCGATTACTCCAGGCTTCGATTTGTATTTCATTCCGATGGTGATGAACAGTCAGAACTTGAACTGGGTGACGGGACTGCATCACCAGGCTGTGAAGGAATATGGAGAAATCATGAATTGGGACGAAATCCTTGTAGAAGGATATTGTATATTGAATCGTGACTGCAAGGCGGCGAAGGTAACGGAAGCGAACACAGACATTTCAAGTGAAGACGCTGCAGCGTATGCCATGATGGCAGAAAGAATGTTCAACCTGCCGATCTTTTATCTGGAGTACAGTGGTACATACGGAGATGTTGAAACGGTAAAAGAGGTAAGGGATTCACTGGAAAACACGACCTTATTCTATGGCGGGGGAATTAAAACCCGGGAGCAGGCGAAGGAAATGGCTGCTGTCTCAGATGTTGTCGTTGTTGGAAATGCTGTCTATGACAATCTGAAAGAAGCTTTAAAAACAGTAAAAGCAGTGAAAGGATAA
- a CDS encoding YerC/YecD family TrpR-related protein yields the protein MQINKLRGKELDQLFNAVLSLQNLEECYRFFDDLCTINEIQSLAQRLEVARMLQDGKTYHKIETETGASTATISRVKRCLNYGNDAYQLVLDRVHEEEK from the coding sequence ATGCAAATAAATAAACTACGAGGCAAGGAGCTGGATCAGTTATTCAACGCTGTTCTTTCCCTGCAAAATCTTGAAGAATGTTATCGTTTCTTTGATGATCTGTGTACGATCAACGAAATTCAATCACTTGCCCAGCGCCTTGAAGTCGCACGTATGCTTCAGGACGGGAAGACCTATCATAAGATTGAAACCGAAACAGGTGCAAGTACGGCAACGATTTCCCGTGTGAAGCGCTGCTTGAACTACGGAAATGATGCTTATCAATTGGTGTTGGATCGTGTACATGAGGAAGAAAAATAA